GGCGGGCACGCCATCGGTCACGGGGCTTTGATGATCGGTCATTATTTTCTCCAGCCCAGGATCAGGTCGTAAAACAGCCACTCAACGGTCTTGTCGGTCAGCCAGAGGAACAGCGCCATCACGAACACGAACGCAAACACATAGGCCGTCATCTGGATCGCCTCCTTGCGGGCCGGCCAGACCACTTTCTTGGTTTCGCGCCAGGCGTCCCGCCCGAACGCCACCAACTGCCTGCCGGACTCGGATACCCCAAACACCACCACGGCCGCCGCCACGCCCACGATCAGCGCCACCCACTGAACCAGCGCACCCCGACCCGAAAGCAGGTAAAACGCCACAAAGGCACCCAACAG
This Hydrogenophaga taeniospiralis DNA region includes the following protein-coding sequences:
- the secE gene encoding preprotein translocase subunit SecE; protein product: MATSEVQTVNTSADKAKLAAAAALLLGAFVAFYLLSGRGALVQWVALIVGVAAAVVVFGVSESGRQLVAFGRDAWRETKKVVWPARKEAIQMTAYVFAFVFVMALFLWLTDKTVEWLFYDLILGWRK